Within the uncultured Bacteroides sp. genome, the region TTAGAAAGAAGCAGCATTCGTTGATTTGCAAACAGTTCCTGTAAACCGAATGCGAAGGGCCCACCTTCATCTTCTATATAGTTTCAGCACAGTAGCTAATTTGTACTTCGTGGCACACTTGGACGCTTACAAATCAGATGCAATTTTATATGGTATGATATCAAATTGGTTAGGCACAAGCACAGTGAAGTAGAATATTCCTAGCATAATAATAATAAATACCATTTTATATAATCGAGAGTTACGAGAAGCTCGACTTAGAAGTTCTGGTATTAAGATAAGGAATACAGGCTCATAATAGGTCGCTGCACGCATCAATACCGACCCTGATAGAGTTGCTAGAACTAGAATCGCCACTGCAAGGACATTTGCATAATTACCAATTGACAACGTAATAGCATCGCTTTTAGAAGAAAACATATTACTTATTCGAAAGCTTTGATGAGACTCTTTTCTAGATAAAATAAATGACAAAAACAGAAAACATAGCAACATAAAAAATGACGGACCAATTGTTAAGGCTTCATTATATTCATAACTTGTAAGCTCCTGTTCTTGCAGACTTTGTAATATTGCAAAACCTTGTATATTTCCAATAATCGCTAAAACAAGGTATAGGAATAAAAGTTTCCCCGATAGTGGGATCCTCATAATAAAATATGCAGGTAAAAAAACGTACGCAGACTTATGAATCAAAGCTGCCAACACAACAAAAAAGGTAAATAGAACAAAGTTCGTTAAACCATTTCTTTGAGCAATCATAAAAGCAGTCAAACACAATGACATTGCCATAGACTGGCGTAACCCCGACATATTAAAGATAAAAAAATGTAAACAAATGTAAATAATTATCGATAATGCGATATCTTTGGAATACCTGTGTATGTAGAATGCTAACGGTATAATTATCACTAGATAACAAAAACAAAGAAACAGTCTAAAAGACAAGCCTAAATAAGACCCTAATTTCATTAAGAATACATATCCAGGCTCCATATAAATCCAAGATACGTCAAACCAGTTATTTCCACCAGCTATATCGTAAACATCTTTATAAGCATGAAGGTCACGACCAACAGAATAATCTCTTAATACAAAGAGTAGAAATAATAAAAAGGAAAAACTAAAGATGAAGAACTTTCGTTTCTTGTCCTCGGAACGGAAAGATCCTGACATAAAAGAAAGAACAGGAACAATTAGCAATAAACATATATATATAAACATAATACTAAATCAATGATTTATAGAGTGATACGTATTCCCCAAAACATTCATTTTGATCAAAGAATTTCTTTGATCGATTTACACAATTTTCCCGATTAGTATTTCTATCAATACTTAATAACTCTTTTATCGAAAGGACAAAATCATCTAAATCACCTTGTGGTACAATTCTACCAGTATCAACCGAAATGGCTTCAGGACTCCCACCAGTTCTATATGTAATAACAGGTGTTCCGCACGACATCGCTTCCAAATTAACAGTTGGGTAATTATCACAATAAGTTGTATTGACAAGTACATCAGAAATTGAATATATTTCGGCTAACTCCTGAACATTGTCGGTTCTGCAAATTCCAATTATACCATCAGGCAAAGCCGCTTTCTGTTCCTCAGAAAGACCAACCATGATAATGGAATAGCTCTCGTCAAGAGCCGCTCTGAGTTTATGAAAGTCAGGAAGCCCTTTATATCTAGACCAAGGCAATGCAACACCTAACACTATCCGATTTGTACTAGGTATGCCTAACAGAGCTCTACGATTGCTTTCAACATACGGATGAAACATATTAAGATTGATTCCATTATGTATGGTTTTAATATTGAGCTCTTTTAGAAAAGATTGATGTACAAGATTTTCTAACCAGAAGGATACAGGAACCACTGTAAGATTGATACCCAGAGACAATAGTAATTCCTTTTTTCTATTGAAATTTTTACGTGAACGATCTAAAAAAAAGGATTGTGGATATGCCTCAAGATGTTCACAATTATGGCATTCTGTTTTCCACTTTTCACACCCAAATTGATCAAAATGTGCGCAATGACCAGTAAATAACCAACAATCATGCAAAGTCAAAACAACTGGGCAACCTTGTGTGCGAAGACATTTCAAGAGCAACACGTAATTCAAATAATGACCATGTAAAGTGTGTAAATGAACAACGTCAGGTTTAATCTCTTTTATGTAAGAAATTAATTTTAGGGTCTGCTTTGTCGAATGTAGCCCCTCGCTATCTGTTAGACGAGACATAATATTATGAAAAAGGTAATCACTTCGCCCAGCACTGATATTAATACTGTTAGGATAGTCACTAGAACCCAAACCATAAGCTATATAGGCCTCATGTCCCTGAGACTTAAGAAGATCAGCTATACCTGTACATATACGACCTGTGCTGCCCTGCCCACATACGGGATTTATGAATAAAACTCTCATTTTATTTTCTCCTTAAAAAACCTCTAATAATTGCTTTCTCCTCCGAATCAAGACCCAATAAGAGAATCATAACTATTAAATATAATTCCGCTACAACCATACCTGCAATATGCCCCCATGCAGTAAAATCACTTGAATCGTACAATAAATAGAATACCACAAGGGGAATAGATAACATTGCTATTCTTACGAAAGACACATTAATGAATAGTCTAACGTCAAATTCAAAAATTCTTTTCAACAAGTATAATCTTATAAATGCAAGCAAGAAACTAATCACACAAAACACCACGAGAATGGAATAAGGATTCGCACCCAGTTTGATGCAAATAAAGGCTATCGGTAGACCCAGCAACGTAAAGGTGTGTGTTATTATCTGATAAACCTTAATATTACCTGTAGCATTGACTAAGGCAGGAATCCCCTCGCCTAAACAGCCTAGAAGAGCACCTAATATCATTAAACTGCAGAAAGTTGCAGACCCATCAGGCACTTCCTTGAGCCATAAGCCTAGTAGAAAATCCATCTCCAAAAGAACAGGAAAAGCTACAAAGCACATAAGTATAAAAGTGTACTTAGATATATAGCTCGTTAGTTTAATGGAACGGCTGGAATTACCACCGCTGAAATTCTTGGTAATTTGCGGAACAGCAGCACTATTGAGACTTCTCGCAAAGACAAGCACAAAACTTTCTATCTGAGCAGCTACAGCAAATGCTGCATTTACTACTGTACCAAAAAAGAAATTAATAATCACAGCACTACCCTGTGATTTACCTACTGATGCCAAAGCACCAAACATAGTCCAAAGAGCATATTGCAACATGTCACTAATCAGTTGGAAATCACGGTAAATTTTGAGTTTCACCACACTCCAATAGTGGGAATAACAGTATAGAGCATATAAAACTCCAGACAGTATTGAATACGAGAGCATGATAATACTATATAAACGAAGTCTATTAGTATCAGAGTAAATAAGCAGGAGGATTGCACCTAGTTTTATAGATTGTGAAACTATATCTATGGACGCGTTGATAGCGAATTTCTCGTATGCAATCTGAAGTCCCTGAAAGGGAACAAATAATGTTGAAAGAAATGCTGTAAATATAGAAACATGAAATACGAACAATGCGTCTGGCAACTTATCTGGCAACACATTAAGATAGTTGTTGATATACCAATCACCTACAAAAAGTCCAAGAATAAA harbors:
- a CDS encoding oligosaccharide flippase family protein — protein: MNDNKKIAVNSIVIFLRLCIVSLVSIIASRVVLDALGASDFGLYNVVGGIVTLLNVINTAMLSTTYRYLAFEIGKKSDGNPNKIFNTSLSIHAFLALLIFILGLFVGDWYINNYLNVLPDKLPDALFVFHVSIFTAFLSTLFVPFQGLQIAYEKFAINASIDIVSQSIKLGAILLLIYSDTNRLRLYSIIMLSYSILSGVLYALYCYSHYWSVVKLKIYRDFQLISDMLQYALWTMFGALASVGKSQGSAVIINFFFGTVVNAAFAVAAQIESFVLVFARSLNSAAVPQITKNFSGGNSSRSIKLTSYISKYTFILMCFVAFPVLLEMDFLLGLWLKEVPDGSATFCSLMILGALLGCLGEGIPALVNATGNIKVYQIITHTFTLLGLPIAFICIKLGANPYSILVVFCVISFLLAFIRLYLLKRIFEFDVRLFINVSFVRIAMLSIPLVVFYLLYDSSDFTAWGHIAGMVVAELYLIVMILLLGLDSEEKAIIRGFLRRK
- a CDS encoding glycosyltransferase, which encodes MRVLFINPVCGQGSTGRICTGIADLLKSQGHEAYIAYGLGSSDYPNSINISAGRSDYLFHNIMSRLTDSEGLHSTKQTLKLISYIKEIKPDVVHLHTLHGHYLNYVLLLKCLRTQGCPVVLTLHDCWLFTGHCAHFDQFGCEKWKTECHNCEHLEAYPQSFFLDRSRKNFNRKKELLLSLGINLTVVPVSFWLENLVHQSFLKELNIKTIHNGINLNMFHPYVESNRRALLGIPSTNRIVLGVALPWSRYKGLPDFHKLRAALDESYSIIMVGLSEEQKAALPDGIIGICRTDNVQELAEIYSISDVLVNTTYCDNYPTVNLEAMSCGTPVITYRTGGSPEAISVDTGRIVPQGDLDDFVLSIKELLSIDRNTNRENCVNRSKKFFDQNECFGEYVSLYKSLI
- a CDS encoding EpsG family protein, yielding MFIYICLLLIVPVLSFMSGSFRSEDKKRKFFIFSFSFLLFLLFVLRDYSVGRDLHAYKDVYDIAGGNNWFDVSWIYMEPGYVFLMKLGSYLGLSFRLFLCFCYLVIIIPLAFYIHRYSKDIALSIIIYICLHFFIFNMSGLRQSMAMSLCLTAFMIAQRNGLTNFVLFTFFVVLAALIHKSAYVFLPAYFIMRIPLSGKLLFLYLVLAIIGNIQGFAILQSLQEQELTSYEYNEALTIGPSFFMLLCFLFLSFILSRKESHQSFRISNMFSSKSDAITLSIGNYANVLAVAILVLATLSGSVLMRAATYYEPVFLILIPELLSRASRNSRLYKMVFIIIMLGIFYFTVLVPNQFDIIPYKIASDL